The following are encoded in a window of Streptomyces sp. SAT1 genomic DNA:
- the nudC gene encoding NAD(+) diphosphatase, producing the protein MTTWTDHTADRPISLTAPSGIDRAAHHRLDEAWLAAAWSHPTTRCFVVSGGQALIDETPDGRTELVMTPSFEAPLTEAHRYFLGTDEDGVSYFALQKDSLPGRMDQSARPAGLREAGLLLSPRDAGLLVHAVALENWQRLHRFCSRCGERTVIAAAGHIRRCPACGAEHYPRTDPAVIMAVTDDEDRILLGRQVHWPEGRFSTLAGFVEPGESIEQSVRREVHEEVGVAVGQVEYVASQPWPFPSSLMLGFMAHATSTEIDVDGEEIHEARWFSREELRTAFESGEVLPPYGISIAARLIELWYGKPLPTRSVV; encoded by the coding sequence GTGACCACCTGGACCGACCACACCGCAGACCGACCCATCTCGCTCACCGCGCCCAGCGGCATCGACCGGGCCGCCCACCACCGGCTCGACGAGGCATGGCTCGCCGCGGCGTGGAGCCACCCCACGACCCGCTGCTTCGTGGTCTCCGGCGGTCAGGCGCTGATCGACGAGACGCCCGACGGCCGCACCGAGCTGGTGATGACCCCGTCCTTCGAGGCCCCCCTCACCGAGGCGCACCGCTACTTCCTCGGCACCGATGAGGACGGCGTCAGCTACTTCGCCCTCCAGAAGGACTCGCTGCCCGGCCGCATGGACCAGTCCGCGCGCCCTGCGGGCCTGCGCGAGGCGGGCCTGCTGCTGTCGCCCCGGGACGCCGGCCTGCTGGTGCACGCGGTGGCCCTGGAGAACTGGCAGCGGCTGCACCGCTTCTGCTCCCGCTGCGGGGAGCGCACCGTGATCGCCGCGGCCGGCCACATCCGCCGCTGCCCGGCCTGCGGCGCCGAGCACTACCCGCGCACCGACCCGGCGGTGATCATGGCGGTCACCGACGACGAGGACCGCATCCTCCTCGGCCGCCAGGTGCACTGGCCCGAGGGCCGCTTCTCGACGCTCGCCGGGTTCGTCGAGCCAGGCGAGTCCATCGAGCAGTCGGTGCGCCGCGAGGTCCACGAGGAGGTCGGCGTCGCCGTCGGCCAGGTCGAGTACGTCGCCAGCCAGCCGTGGCCCTTCCCCTCCAGCCTCATGCTGGGCTTCATGGCCCACGCCACCTCGACCGAGATCGATGTCGACGGCGAGGAGATCCACGAGGCCCGCTGGTTCTCCCGCGAGGAACTGCGCACGGCCTTCGAGTCCGGCGAGGTCCTGCCGCCCTACGGCATCTCCATCGCGGCCCGCCTCATCGAACTCTGGTACGGCAAGCCCCTGCCGACCAGGAGCGTCGTCTGA
- a CDS encoding ATP-dependent DNA helicase → MPARITDPEQLKELLGIPFTPEQTACVIAPPAPQVIVAGAGSGKTTVMAARVVWLVGTGQVAPEQVLGLTFTNKAAGELAERVRKALVRAGVTDPDTIDPDHPPGEPVISTYHAFAGRLLTDHGLRIGLEPTTRLLADAGRFQLAARVLREASGPYPALTRSFPDLVGDLLALDGELAEHLVRPEDLRAWDAELLHTLQDTRLTNADLRKVPETAAARRDLAELVGRYRAAKRERDLLDFGDQIALAARLAGLPEVGRALREEFRVVLLDEYQDTSVAQRILLAGLFGEGTGHPVTAVGDPCQAIYGWRGASVANLDDFPEHFTRADGRPAARQALSENRRSGGRLLDLANGLAAPLRAMHAGVEALRPAPGAERDGLVRCALLATHAEEIAWLADSIAHLVRTGKAPGEIAVLCRTATDFAEIQGALVARDVPVEVVGLSGLLHLPEIADLVAVCEVLQDPGANASLVRLLTGPRWRIGPRDLALLGRRARLLVAHARGDADDDPDRRLAEAVEGVDPAEVVSLADALDTFLEGSPDGRDDELPFSPDARVRFARLAAELRDLRRSLSDPLMDVLHRVLAVTGLEVELSASPHALAARRRETLSNFLDVAASFAAQESEATLLAFLGFLRTAAQYEKGLDNTLPGGENTVKVLTAHRSKGLEWDVVAVPGLVTGAFPSSQGREKWTSQGKVLPHALRGDAATLPDVDDWDARSMKSFHEAMKDHQHTEELRLGYVTFTRPRSLLLGSGHWWGPSQKKPRGPSAFLEALYDHCAAGHGEIEVWAEKPGEDEENPALHQGGADQAWPLPLDETALARRRAAAATVLAHLEGLAGLAAADGPRTDGAHGGPALTPAAVHDPDSHDDPDWPPPPDDDEPPYDEPPYDESSYDDEPPYEEDVPPADAPGGHGLPGDPSDPGDTGDTGGRDSWSTARPAVPHQVTPVDGHIAAPPSPPRPAAAPAPEAFPGQGSPPQPRRLTPEEARTIASWDRDLDALAGELRRSRQSVTDVLLPTTLTATQLLRLAADPDAFAAELARPMPRPPQPAARRGTRFHAWIETRFEALTLPLLEPEELPGADDAEIADEHDLEALKEAFERTEYAHRTPHRVEAPFQLEIAGRVVRGRIDAVYKEGDGEATAYEIVDWKTHHSHTADPLQLAVYRLAWAERHGLPLERVGAAFVYVRSGEVVRPRNLPDRAALERLLLDEPANGQADGCEDGQAHRHRGPGAV, encoded by the coding sequence GTGCCCGCCCGAATCACCGATCCCGAGCAGCTCAAGGAACTCCTCGGGATCCCCTTCACCCCGGAGCAGACGGCCTGCGTCATCGCGCCGCCCGCCCCGCAGGTGATCGTGGCCGGAGCCGGATCGGGCAAGACCACCGTCATGGCCGCCCGCGTGGTCTGGCTGGTGGGCACCGGCCAGGTCGCCCCCGAACAGGTGCTCGGCCTCACCTTCACCAACAAGGCCGCCGGCGAGCTGGCCGAGCGCGTCCGCAAGGCACTCGTCCGGGCCGGTGTCACCGACCCCGACACCATCGACCCGGACCACCCGCCGGGCGAACCGGTGATCTCCACCTACCACGCCTTCGCCGGCCGCCTCCTGACCGACCACGGCCTGCGCATCGGCCTGGAGCCCACCACACGCCTGCTCGCCGACGCCGGCCGCTTCCAGCTCGCCGCCCGGGTGCTGCGCGAGGCGTCCGGCCCCTATCCGGCCCTGACCCGCTCCTTCCCCGACCTGGTGGGAGACCTCCTCGCCCTCGACGGCGAGCTGGCCGAACACCTCGTACGCCCCGAGGACCTGCGCGCCTGGGACGCGGAGCTGCTGCACACCCTCCAGGACACCAGGCTCACCAACGCCGACCTGCGCAAGGTCCCCGAGACCGCCGCGGCCCGCCGCGACCTGGCCGAGCTGGTGGGGCGCTACCGGGCCGCCAAACGCGAGCGCGACCTGCTCGACTTCGGCGACCAGATCGCCCTGGCCGCGCGGCTCGCCGGCCTCCCGGAGGTCGGCCGGGCCCTGCGCGAGGAGTTCCGGGTGGTCCTCCTGGACGAGTACCAGGACACCTCGGTCGCCCAGCGCATCCTGCTGGCCGGCCTGTTCGGCGAGGGCACCGGCCACCCCGTGACCGCCGTCGGCGACCCCTGCCAGGCGATCTACGGCTGGCGCGGAGCCTCCGTCGCCAACCTCGACGACTTCCCCGAGCACTTCACCCGCGCCGACGGCCGGCCCGCCGCCCGGCAGGCCCTCAGCGAGAACCGGCGCAGCGGCGGACGCCTCCTCGACCTCGCCAACGGCCTCGCCGCGCCCCTGCGCGCCATGCACGCGGGCGTGGAAGCCCTCCGCCCGGCCCCCGGCGCCGAACGCGACGGCCTGGTCCGCTGCGCCCTGCTGGCCACCCACGCCGAGGAGATCGCCTGGCTCGCCGACTCGATCGCCCATCTGGTGCGCACCGGTAAGGCCCCCGGCGAGATCGCCGTGCTGTGCCGTACGGCCACCGACTTCGCCGAGATCCAGGGCGCCCTGGTCGCCCGCGACGTCCCGGTCGAGGTGGTCGGCCTGTCCGGGCTGCTCCATCTGCCCGAGATCGCCGACCTCGTCGCCGTGTGCGAAGTGCTCCAGGACCCGGGGGCCAACGCCTCCCTGGTGCGGCTGCTGACCGGCCCGCGCTGGCGGATCGGCCCGCGCGACCTCGCCCTCCTCGGCCGCCGGGCGAGGCTGCTCGTCGCCCACGCGCGCGGGGACGCCGACGACGACCCGGACCGCAGGCTCGCCGAGGCGGTCGAAGGCGTCGACCCGGCCGAGGTGGTCTCCCTGGCCGACGCGCTCGACACGTTCCTGGAGGGCTCCCCGGACGGCCGGGACGACGAGCTGCCGTTCTCGCCGGACGCGCGCGTGCGCTTCGCCCGGCTCGCCGCCGAACTGCGCGACCTGCGCCGCTCCCTGTCCGACCCGCTGATGGACGTCCTGCACCGAGTGCTGGCCGTCACCGGCCTGGAGGTGGAGCTGTCGGCGTCCCCGCACGCGCTGGCCGCCCGCCGCCGCGAGACCCTCTCGAACTTCCTGGACGTCGCCGCCTCCTTCGCCGCGCAGGAGAGCGAGGCCACCCTGCTGGCCTTCCTCGGCTTCCTGCGCACCGCCGCCCAGTACGAGAAGGGCCTCGACAACACGCTGCCCGGCGGCGAGAACACCGTCAAAGTGCTCACCGCCCACCGGTCCAAGGGCCTGGAGTGGGACGTCGTGGCGGTCCCCGGCCTGGTCACCGGCGCCTTCCCCAGCAGCCAGGGCCGGGAGAAGTGGACCAGCCAGGGCAAGGTGCTGCCGCACGCCCTGCGCGGCGACGCCGCCACCCTGCCCGACGTGGACGACTGGGACGCGCGGTCCATGAAGTCCTTCCACGAGGCCATGAAGGACCACCAGCACACCGAGGAGCTGCGCCTCGGCTACGTCACCTTCACGCGGCCCCGCTCCCTGCTGCTCGGCTCCGGCCACTGGTGGGGACCGAGCCAGAAGAAGCCCCGCGGTCCCTCCGCTTTCCTGGAGGCGCTGTACGACCACTGCGCGGCCGGACACGGCGAGATCGAGGTCTGGGCGGAGAAGCCGGGGGAGGACGAGGAGAACCCCGCGCTGCACCAGGGTGGTGCCGACCAGGCATGGCCCCTGCCGCTGGACGAGACGGCCCTGGCCCGCCGCCGGGCCGCCGCGGCGACCGTACTGGCCCACTTGGAGGGTCTCGCCGGCCTCGCCGCCGCGGACGGCCCCCGCACGGACGGTGCCCACGGAGGGCCGGCCCTCACGCCCGCCGCCGTACACGACCCGGACTCCCACGACGACCCGGACTGGCCCCCACCCCCGGACGACGACGAACCGCCCTACGACGAGCCGCCCTACGACGAATCGTCCTACGACGACGAACCGCCCTACGAGGAGGACGTGCCCCCGGCGGACGCCCCCGGCGGCCACGGGCTGCCCGGGGACCCCAGCGATCCCGGCGACACCGGTGACACCGGTGGCCGGGACTCCTGGAGCACGGCCCGCCCCGCCGTCCCGCACCAGGTCACACCGGTGGACGGGCACATCGCCGCACCGCCGTCGCCCCCGCGGCCGGCCGCCGCACCGGCCCCCGAAGCCTTCCCGGGCCAGGGGAGCCCCCCGCAGCCCCGGCGCCTCACCCCGGAGGAGGCCCGCACCATCGCCTCCTGGGACCGCGACCTCGACGCGCTCGCCGGAGAGCTGCGGCGTTCCCGGCAGAGCGTCACCGACGTCCTCCTGCCGACGACCCTGACCGCCACACAGCTGCTGCGCCTGGCGGCCGACCCGGACGCCTTCGCGGCGGAACTCGCGCGCCCCATGCCGCGCCCCCCGCAACCCGCCGCACGCCGGGGCACCCGCTTCCACGCGTGGATCGAGACCCGCTTCGAAGCGCTCACGCTGCCCCTGCTGGAGCCCGAAGAACTGCCCGGCGCGGACGACGCCGAGATCGCCGACGAACACGATCTGGAAGCCCTCAAGGAAGCCTTCGAACGCACCGAGTACGCCCACCGCACCCCCCATCGTGTCGAGGCCCCCTTCCAGCTGGAGATAGCCGGCCGGGTCGTCCGCGGCCGGATCGACGCCGTCTACAAGGAGGGCGACGGCGAGGCGACGGCGTACGAGATCGTGGACTGGAAGACGCACCACTCGCACACCGCGGACCCGCTCCAGCTCGCCGTGTACCGGCTGGCCTGGGCCGAGCGGCACGGCCTGCCGCTGGAGCGGGTCGGAGCCGCGTTCGTGTACGTCCGCAGCGGCGAGGTGGTCAGACCGCGGAACCTGCCGGACCGGGCCGCGCTGGAACGGCTCCTGCTGGACGAGCCCGCGAACGGGCAGGCGGACGGCTGCGAGGACGGGCAGGCGCACCGGCACCGGGGCCCCGGCGCAGTGTGA
- a CDS encoding ABC1 kinase family protein: MSDLPRKAVTRTAKLAALPLGFAGRATWGLGKRIVGESAEIVGRELQQRTADQLFKVLGELKGGAMKFGQALSVFESALPEEVAGPYRAALTKLQEAAPPMPTRTVHAVLEERLGADWRALFEEFEDKPAAAASIGQVHRAVWHDGREVAVKVQYPGAGEALLSDLGQLSRFARLLGPLIPGMDIKPLITELRDRVSEELDYGLEAQAQQAHAEEFAQDPDVLVPAVIHQCEQVLVTEWIDGVPLAEVIADGTQEQRDRAGQLLARFLFSGPARTGLLHADPHPGNFRLLPGGPDGEDDWRLGVLDFGTVDRLPGGLPEPIGASLRMTLDGEAEAVYDMLRAEGFVKETVDLDPDAVLDYLLPIIEPAQAEEFTFTRGWMRSQAARIADIRSPAYQLGKRLNLPPSYLLIHRVTLSTIGVLCQLGATVRLRDELEEWLPGFVTAVEDEEAAAEV, from the coding sequence ATGTCTGATCTTCCCCGGAAGGCGGTCACCCGGACCGCCAAGCTCGCCGCGCTCCCGCTCGGTTTCGCCGGGAGGGCGACCTGGGGACTCGGCAAACGGATCGTAGGCGAGTCCGCCGAGATCGTCGGCCGGGAGCTCCAGCAGCGCACCGCCGATCAGCTGTTCAAGGTGCTCGGGGAGCTGAAGGGCGGGGCCATGAAGTTCGGGCAGGCCCTGTCCGTCTTCGAGTCCGCCCTGCCCGAGGAGGTCGCGGGTCCCTACCGGGCGGCGCTGACCAAGCTCCAGGAAGCCGCCCCGCCGATGCCGACGCGCACCGTGCACGCGGTGCTGGAGGAGCGGCTCGGCGCGGACTGGCGTGCGCTGTTCGAGGAGTTCGAGGACAAGCCGGCCGCTGCGGCGTCCATCGGGCAGGTGCACCGGGCGGTGTGGCACGACGGCCGCGAGGTGGCGGTCAAGGTGCAGTATCCGGGCGCGGGCGAGGCCCTCCTGTCCGACCTGGGCCAGCTGAGCAGGTTCGCCCGGCTGCTGGGACCGCTGATCCCCGGCATGGACATCAAGCCCCTGATCACCGAACTGCGCGACCGCGTCTCCGAGGAACTGGACTACGGCCTGGAGGCCCAGGCCCAGCAGGCGCACGCGGAGGAGTTCGCGCAGGATCCCGACGTCCTGGTCCCGGCGGTGATCCACCAGTGCGAGCAGGTCCTGGTCACCGAGTGGATCGACGGTGTCCCGCTGGCCGAGGTGATCGCGGACGGCACCCAGGAGCAGCGCGACCGCGCCGGACAGCTGCTCGCCCGTTTCCTGTTCTCCGGCCCGGCCCGCACGGGCCTGCTGCACGCCGACCCGCATCCGGGCAACTTCCGCCTGCTCCCCGGCGGCCCGGACGGCGAGGACGACTGGCGGCTCGGCGTGCTGGACTTCGGCACCGTCGACCGGCTGCCCGGCGGCCTGCCGGAGCCGATCGGCGCCTCCCTGCGGATGACCCTGGACGGCGAGGCCGAAGCCGTCTACGACATGCTGCGCGCGGAGGGCTTCGTCAAGGAGACGGTCGATCTGGATCCGGACGCCGTGCTCGACTACCTCCTGCCGATCATCGAGCCGGCCCAGGCGGAGGAGTTCACCTTCACCCGCGGCTGGATGCGCAGCCAGGCGGCCCGTATCGCCGACATCCGCTCGCCCGCCTACCAGTTGGGCAAGCGGCTCAACCTGCCCCCGTCCTACCTGCTGATCCACCGGGTCACGCTCAGCACGATCGGGGTGCTGTGCCAGCTGGGCGCCACCGTGCGGCTGCGGGACGAGCTGGAGGAGTGGCTGCCTGGCTTCGTCACCGCGGTGGAGGACGAGGAGGCCGCCGCCGAGGTGTGA
- a CDS encoding WhiB family transcriptional regulator gives MQLEAHAPSVPPSDTIPKPGLTEDPALIPLTALTALDDAIENLGVPVPCRSYDPEVFFAESPADVEYAKSLCRTCPLMEACLAGAKERREPWGVWGGELFVQGVVVARKRPRGRPRKNPVAA, from the coding sequence GTGCAACTCGAAGCGCACGCCCCGTCCGTACCGCCTTCCGACACGATCCCCAAGCCCGGTCTCACGGAGGACCCCGCCTTGATCCCCCTCACCGCGCTCACCGCGCTCGACGACGCCATCGAGAACCTCGGCGTGCCCGTCCCCTGCCGCTCCTACGACCCGGAGGTCTTCTTCGCCGAGTCGCCGGCGGACGTGGAGTACGCCAAGTCCCTGTGCCGCACCTGCCCGCTGATGGAAGCCTGCCTCGCGGGCGCCAAGGAGCGGCGCGAGCCCTGGGGTGTCTGGGGCGGAGAGCTGTTCGTCCAGGGTGTCGTCGTCGCCCGGAAGCGGCCCCGTGGCCGTCCGCGCAAGAACCCGGTTGCGGCATGA
- a CDS encoding dipeptidase, which yields MSQTPDSVVRTYIEQHRTAFLDDLAEWLRIPSVSAQPDHAPDVRRSADWLAAKLRDTGFPTAEVWPTPGAPAVFAEWPAADPGAPTVLVYGHHDVQPAAREDGWHSEPFEPVVRDNRLYARGAADDKGQVFFHTLGVRAHLAATGATAPAVHLKLLIEGEEESGSPHFRALVEERADRLAADTVIVSDTGMWSEDTPTVCTGMRGLAECEIRLYGPDQDIHSGSFGGAVPNPATAAARLVAALHDEHARVAVPGFYDGVVELTDRERELFAELPFDEERWLRTAKSYATHGEAGHTTLERIWARPTAEVNGIGGGYQGPGSKTVIPSDAMVKLSFRLVAGQDPDHVEKAVRAWIGEQVPEGIRHETVFGAATRPCLTPLDHPALRSVVRAMERSFGTPVRFTREGGSGPAADLQEVLGAPVLFLGISVPSDGWHAPDEKVELDLLFKGVETSAYLWGDLAEHWRDVP from the coding sequence ATGAGCCAGACCCCGGACAGCGTCGTCCGTACGTACATCGAGCAGCACCGCACCGCCTTCCTCGACGACCTCGCCGAGTGGCTGCGCATCCCCTCCGTGTCGGCCCAGCCCGACCACGCGCCCGATGTACGGCGCAGCGCCGACTGGCTCGCCGCCAAGCTCCGGGACACCGGCTTCCCCACCGCCGAGGTCTGGCCGACACCGGGTGCCCCGGCCGTCTTCGCCGAGTGGCCCGCCGCCGACCCCGGCGCTCCCACGGTCCTGGTCTACGGACACCACGACGTACAGCCCGCCGCCCGCGAGGACGGCTGGCACAGCGAGCCCTTCGAGCCGGTCGTCCGGGACAACCGGCTCTACGCGCGCGGGGCGGCCGACGACAAGGGCCAGGTGTTCTTCCACACACTCGGGGTGCGCGCCCACCTCGCGGCCACCGGCGCCACCGCCCCGGCCGTCCACCTCAAGCTGCTGATCGAGGGCGAGGAGGAGTCCGGCTCCCCGCATTTCCGGGCACTGGTCGAGGAGCGGGCCGACCGGCTCGCCGCCGACACCGTGATCGTCTCCGACACCGGCATGTGGTCCGAGGACACGCCCACGGTGTGCACCGGCATGCGCGGGCTCGCCGAGTGCGAGATCCGGCTCTACGGCCCGGACCAGGACATCCACTCCGGTTCCTTCGGCGGCGCCGTGCCGAACCCGGCGACCGCCGCCGCCCGTCTCGTGGCCGCCCTGCACGACGAGCACGCGCGCGTGGCCGTCCCCGGCTTCTACGACGGCGTGGTCGAGCTGACCGACCGCGAACGCGAACTCTTCGCCGAGCTGCCCTTCGACGAGGAGCGGTGGCTGCGCACCGCCAAGTCGTACGCCACCCACGGCGAGGCCGGGCACACCACGCTGGAGCGCATCTGGGCCCGCCCCACCGCCGAGGTCAACGGCATCGGCGGCGGCTACCAGGGCCCCGGCAGCAAGACGGTCATCCCGTCCGACGCGATGGTGAAGCTGTCGTTCCGCCTGGTCGCCGGGCAGGACCCCGACCACGTCGAGAAGGCCGTCCGCGCCTGGATCGGCGAACAGGTGCCCGAGGGGATCCGACACGAGACGGTGTTCGGCGCGGCCACGCGTCCCTGTCTGACCCCGCTGGACCACCCGGCCCTGAGGTCCGTCGTCCGCGCCATGGAGCGGTCCTTCGGCACTCCGGTCCGCTTCACCCGCGAGGGCGGCTCGGGACCGGCCGCCGACCTCCAGGAGGTGCTCGGCGCACCCGTCCTCTTCCTGGGCATCTCCGTCCCGTCCGACGGCTGGCACGCCCCCGACGAGAAGGTCGAGCTCGACCTCCTGTTCAAGGGCGTCGAGACCAGCGCGTATCTGTGGGGTGACCTCGCCGAGCACTGGCGCGATGTGCCCTGA
- a CDS encoding mycoredoxin, with protein sequence MPGTVTMYSTTWCGYCRRLKGQMDREGIAYTEINIEHDPESAAFVEKANGGNQTVPTVLFEDGSTLTNPSLAQVKQKIGV encoded by the coding sequence ATGCCGGGCACTGTGACGATGTACAGCACCACGTGGTGCGGCTACTGCCGCCGTCTGAAGGGCCAGATGGACCGCGAAGGCATCGCGTACACCGAGATCAACATCGAGCATGACCCGGAGTCCGCGGCCTTCGTCGAGAAGGCGAACGGCGGCAACCAGACGGTGCCGACCGTGCTCTTCGAGGACGGCTCGACGCTGACGAACCCGTCGCTGGCGCAGGTCAAGCAGAAGATCGGCGTCTGA
- a CDS encoding ATP-dependent DNA helicase UvrD2, with amino-acid sequence MTAATHSTLFPQVPDSADAVLEGLDPEQREVATALHGPVCVLAGAGTGKTRAITHRIAYGVRAGILQPSTVLAVTFTNRAAGEMRGRLRQLGAQGVQARTFHSAALRQLQYFWPKAIGGSMPRLVDRKIQLVADAAAACRVRLDRGELRDAAAEIEWAKVTQTVPADYALAAAKAGRDTPRDVAELAQLYSVYEDLKRDRSVIDFEDVLLLTVAILQDRRDVAEQIRAQYQHFVVDEYQDVSPLQQRLLELWLGERDSLCVVGDASQTIYSFTGATPDHLLDFRVRHPGATVVKLVRDYRSTPQVVHLANGLLALARGRAADHRLELVSQRPAGPEPEYTAYADEPAEAEGAARRIRDLIASGVPASGIAILFRTNAQSETYEQALADAGVPYQLRGAERFFDRPEVRKAGIALRAAARFGGNDALLDDTVDLPSQVRAVLSGEGWTLQPPAGSGAVRESWESLAALVNLARDFAAARPGATLSDLVAELDERANAQHAPTVEGVTLASLHSAKGLEWDAVFLVGVAEGMMPITYARTDEQIEEERRLLYVGVTRARERLLVSWSLTRTPGGRPSRRPSRFLDGLRPGTAGATGQGAAGAVGGIERGTAPAAGAARTAGAVLRRTQRVPARCRVCGRTLTDAGEMKLMRCDDCPSDMDEGLYERLREWREEQARLSGQPAFCVFTDRTLMAIAETAPEDARELARIPGVGTRKLRRHGADVLAICAGQEPPDEEIDN; translated from the coding sequence GTGACAGCAGCAACGCACTCCACCCTCTTCCCGCAGGTACCGGACTCTGCCGACGCGGTGCTCGAAGGGCTCGACCCCGAGCAGCGCGAGGTGGCCACCGCGCTGCACGGTCCGGTGTGCGTACTGGCGGGCGCCGGTACCGGAAAGACCCGGGCGATCACCCACCGGATCGCCTACGGGGTGCGCGCGGGCATCCTCCAGCCCTCGACCGTGCTCGCCGTCACCTTCACCAACCGCGCCGCGGGTGAGATGCGCGGCCGGCTCCGCCAGCTCGGCGCCCAGGGCGTCCAGGCGCGCACCTTCCACTCCGCCGCGCTGCGGCAGTTGCAGTACTTCTGGCCGAAAGCGATCGGCGGCAGCATGCCCCGCCTCGTCGACCGCAAGATCCAGCTCGTCGCGGACGCGGCCGCCGCCTGCCGCGTCCGGCTGGACCGGGGCGAGCTGCGCGACGCCGCCGCGGAGATCGAATGGGCCAAGGTCACCCAGACCGTCCCGGCCGACTACGCCCTCGCAGCCGCGAAGGCCGGCCGCGACACCCCGCGCGACGTCGCCGAGCTCGCCCAGCTGTACTCGGTCTACGAGGACCTCAAGCGCGACCGCTCGGTCATCGACTTCGAGGACGTCCTGCTGCTCACCGTCGCCATCCTCCAGGACCGGCGTGACGTCGCCGAACAGATCCGCGCCCAGTACCAGCACTTCGTGGTGGACGAGTACCAGGACGTCAGCCCGCTCCAGCAGCGCCTGCTGGAGCTGTGGCTGGGGGAGCGGGACAGCCTGTGCGTGGTCGGCGACGCCAGCCAGACGATTTATTCGTTCACGGGAGCAACCCCCGACCATCTGCTCGACTTCCGTGTCCGTCACCCCGGCGCCACCGTCGTCAAACTGGTCCGCGACTACCGCTCCACCCCCCAGGTGGTCCACCTCGCCAACGGACTGCTGGCGCTGGCCCGGGGCCGCGCCGCCGACCACCGGCTGGAACTGGTCTCACAGCGTCCCGCGGGCCCCGAGCCGGAGTACACGGCGTACGCGGACGAGCCCGCCGAGGCCGAGGGCGCGGCCCGCCGCATCCGCGACCTCATCGCCTCCGGCGTCCCGGCGAGCGGGATCGCGATCCTCTTCCGTACGAACGCCCAGTCGGAGACATACGAGCAGGCCCTCGCGGACGCCGGGGTGCCCTACCAGCTGCGCGGTGCCGAGCGCTTCTTCGACCGCCCCGAGGTGCGCAAGGCCGGTATCGCCCTGCGGGCCGCCGCCCGCTTCGGCGGCAACGACGCCCTCCTCGACGACACCGTCGACCTGCCCTCGCAGGTGCGGGCCGTGCTGTCCGGGGAGGGCTGGACCCTGCAGCCCCCGGCCGGCTCGGGCGCCGTCAGGGAGAGCTGGGAGTCGCTGGCCGCGCTGGTGAACCTCGCGCGGGACTTCGCCGCGGCTCGCCCCGGCGCCACACTGAGCGACCTGGTGGCCGAGCTGGACGAGCGCGCCAACGCCCAGCACGCCCCCACCGTCGAGGGCGTCACCCTGGCCTCCCTGCACTCGGCCAAGGGCCTGGAGTGGGACGCCGTCTTCCTGGTCGGCGTCGCCGAGGGCATGATGCCGATCACCTACGCCAGAACCGACGAGCAGATCGAGGAGGAGCGCCGGCTGCTCTACGTGGGCGTCACCCGCGCCCGCGAGCGGCTGCTCGTCTCCTGGTCGCTGACCCGCACACCCGGCGGGCGCCCCAGCCGCCGCCCGAGCCGCTTCCTGGACGGACTGCGTCCGGGCACGGCCGGCGCGACCGGGCAGGGCGCCGCGGGTGCCGTCGGGGGGATCGAGCGGGGGACCGCCCCGGCCGCGGGTGCGGCCCGTACGGCGGGCGCCGTCCTCCGGCGTACCCAGCGCGTCCCGGCCCGGTGCCGGGTCTGCGGCCGCACCCTCACCGACGCCGGCGAGATGAAGCTGATGCGCTGCGACGACTGCCCCTCCGACATGGACGAGGGCCTGTACGAGCGGCTGCGCGAGTGGCGGGAGGAGCAGGCGCGGCTCAGCGGGCAGCCCGCCTTCTGCGTCTTCACCGACAGGACGCTGATGGCGATCGCCGAGACCGCGCCCGAGGACGCGCGCGAGCTGGCACGCATCCCCGGCGTCGGCACGCGCAAGCTGCGGCGCCACGGGGCCGATGTTCTCGCCATCTGCGCAGGCCAGGAGCCTCCGGACGAAGAGATCGACAACTGA